The genomic segment TCACACGCTTTGGTAGACCAACGTATGAGAAGAGGTGAGTAGATGGTTTACCGTAAAACGCGGCTCGGCATGGCTGCGGATCTATGCTTGTATGCGTCGATGACGCTGCTCATGCTGCTCACGCTTTATCCGTTTTGGACGCAGCTGGTTACCTCGTTGGAAACAGGCGCTTCCGTCTATTCGACCCGCCTGATGTTCGTTCCGGAGCATGTCTCATTCGAGGCTTATCGCCTGGCCTTTCACTTTACGCCGCTGTGGACGGGTTATCTCAATACGATCGTCAGAACCGTGCTTGGCGTGCTGTGCATGCTCGTCGTGACTTCCTTGACCGCCTATCCCTTGTCCAAGAAGGACTTGCCCTTCAATCGCGCCTTGACCGGCTTTCTGCTGCTGACGATGCTTTTTACCGGCGGCCTGATCCCGAATTACTTGTTGATTCGTGAGCTGCATCTGCTGAATTCGGTATGGGCGCTCGTGCTGCCCGGGACGCTAAGCGCTTTTAACGCGCTGGTCATGCGCAATTTCTTCCGTTCCATACCCGACAGCCTGGAGGAATCGGCGCGCGTGGACGGCGCGGGTTATTTGCGGATATACGTCTCGGTCATTCTGCCGCTGTCCGCGCCCGTGCTGGCGACGCTTGCTTTGTGGGTCGGCGTCGGTCACTGGAACGCGTGGTTCGACAGTCTGATTTATATGACCGACGGACACAAGCAGGTGCTTCAGGTCGTTCTGCGCAAGATTCTCATCGAAAACGATACGACGGATATGAACGCGATGATCCAGAAGATGAATACG from the Cohnella hashimotonis genome contains:
- a CDS encoding carbohydrate ABC transporter permease, whose amino-acid sequence is MVYRKTRLGMAADLCLYASMTLLMLLTLYPFWTQLVTSLETGASVYSTRLMFVPEHVSFEAYRLAFHFTPLWTGYLNTIVRTVLGVLCMLVVTSLTAYPLSKKDLPFNRALTGFLLLTMLFTGGLIPNYLLIRELHLLNSVWALVLPGTLSAFNALVMRNFFRSIPDSLEESARVDGAGYLRIYVSVILPLSAPVLATLALWVGVGHWNAWFDSLIYMTDGHKQVLQVVLRKILIENDTTDMNAMIQKMNTHSEYTDRQLQAAVVMLSIIPMLVVYPFVQKYFVQGVMVGAIKG